GGGACGATCCGCCGATCGCGGCCGGGCGTCGTCGAGCGGTACTTTCGGTTGAGGGGAATGCGACGTGTTCATCACGAAGGCCGTCATCACCGCCGCGGGCCGGGGCGCGCGGCAGTATCCCGCTTCGGACACCGTGCAGAAGGCCATGCTGCCGATCGTCGACCGCGACGGCCTGACCAAGCCGGTCCTCCAGATCATCGCCGAGGAGGCGCTCGAGAGCGGCGTCGAACAGGTCTGCGTCGTCGTCGCCCCCGGCGACGAGGCCGTCTATCGCAACCATTTCCGGAATTACGCGAACACGCTGCGGACCGGCTTTCGCGACGTGGACTGGGCCGACGAGCAGGCGAAGCGGCTGCTCCACCTGGAGGAACGGCTCACCTTCGCCGTGCAGGACGAGCCCCAGGGCTACGGCCACGCCGTCTGGTGCGCCCGCGAGTTCGCGGGCGGCGACCCCTTCCTGCTCTTGCTCGGCGACCACCTCTACGTCTCGTCGGATCCCCGCCGCTGCGCCCGCCAGTTGCTCGACCTGGCGACGGCCGAGGGCTGCGCGGTCTCCGCCGTACAGGCGACCCGCGAGCACCTGATCCACCAGTACGGCACGCTCGCCGGCCGCCGCCTGGCCGATCGGCCCGACGTCTACGCGATCGACGAGATCATCGAGAAGCCCAACCCGACCCTCGCCGAGCTGCGGCTGCACGTCCCCGGCCTCCGCGCGGGGCACTACCTCTGCTTCTTCGGCATGCACGTCCTGACCCCGACCATCTTCGAGCTGCTCGACGAGGCCGTGCGGCGGGACGACCGCGAGAACGGGGCGATCCAGCTCACCCCGGCCCTCAACGTCCTCGCCCGGCGCGAGAAGTACCTGGCCCTGGAGACGCGCGGCCAGCGGTTCAACCTGGGGGTCAAGTTCGGCACCATCGAGGCCCAGGTCGCGCTGGCGATGTCGGGCGTCGACCGCGAGCGGATCCTGGCCGTCCTGCTCGACGCCGCCGCGCGGATCGAGCAGGCCTCCCCGCGCTGAGACCCGCTCGGCGCCGCGCGTCTCCCCCGAACCACCCTCCGGAACCCGCGAACGACCATGGCTCCACTCGGCCCCACCCTCATCGAGACCATCACCGCCGCGGACCCCGCGCTCCGCGACCGCTCCGTCCGCGCGATCGTCGCCGGCGCCAGCCTCGCCGAGAAGCTGCAGGCCTGCGAGGACCTCGAGCACTTCCGGCGGCGGGCCGACAACCTCTACGAGCGCGTGCGGGCGTCGTTGTTCCTGCACGCGATCTACCGCTACGACATCCAGGAAGACCCCTCGGTGCGTCGCAGCGGGCTGATCCCGTTCGACGGTTACATGGACCTGATGGGCCGCCGCTACGAGCAGGCGGTGACGGCGTTCCGCGCCGTGCTCAAGGCGGACCGTCCCAACGGGGCGATCTGCAGCGCCCTGGCCCAGGCCTACGACCAGATCGCCTTCCAGACCCTCGCCGACCAGGTGAGGCGGTCGGTGCGGAGCTGTCCCGGCAACCGCTGGATGTTCCGCGTCGGCGGCGTCGACGAGCACCCGCTCCGGCTCGACGGTCGGCTCCTGGAACGCGCCTCGGCCGACGATCTATTCCCGATCCTGACCGAACAGACGCCGGTGCGGCTCGACCTCTCGCACAGCGGCTGGTCGGACATCTTCTTCCTCGGGATGGACTTCCCCGAGGGGGCCCGGGTTATGAACATCTCGGTCGACCTGGGCGTCCACGGCCGCGACGACGCGCCGACGCCGCCGATCGAGTGCCGCCTGCGGGTGATCGCCGAGCCCATCCTCCGGCTCACGAGCATCGACCTCGACGCCACCAAGGACGTCGACACGCTCGCCGAGCTGTTCAACTTCGGCAACGACTATCTCGGCCTGGTGAAGGCCGGCGTGATCGCCTCGGGCCTCGTGCCGCCGTCGCTGGAGGGGACGTCCGCGTCGCTCGCGGACCTGCTGGCGAGGGTCGTCCGCCCGGGGCACGGCCTGGAGATCGTCAGCAAGGTCAACGACATCCCCAAGGGTTCGCGGCTGGCCGTGTCGACGAACCTGCTCGCCTCGCTGATCGCGATGCTGATGCGCGCGACCGGCCAGGCGAAGAACCTGACCGGCGCCCTGGAGCTGGAGGAGGCGCGGGTGGTCGTCGCGCGGGCCATCCTGGGCGAGTGGATCGGCGGCTCGGGCGGCGGCTGGCAGGATTCGGGCGGCGTCTTCCCGGGCGTGAAGCTGATCATGGGCGTGCCGGCCGGCGAGGCCGACCCCGAGTGGGGCGTCAGCCGGGGCCGCCTGCTCCCCGAGCATCGCCTGGTCGACGTCCAGCCCAAGGCCGAGGGGACGCCCGGCGCCTCGTTCGCCGAGGCCCTCGCGAGCAGCATGGTGCTCGTCCACGGCGGCATGGCCCAGAACGTGGGCCCGATCCTGAACATGGTGACCGCCAAATACCTCCTGCGCGACGAGGCCGAATGGCGGGCCCGCGGGGAGGCCCTGCGGATCTTCGAGGGCGTCGCTCAGGCCGTCGAGCAGGCCGACGTCCGGGCCCTGGGCGGCTGGACCACCCAGAACTGGGAAGGGCCCCTGAAGGGCATCATCCCCTGGATCACCAGCGCCTTCACCGAGGGAATCATCCGCGAGGCCCGCGAGGCGATGGGCGAGGATTTCTGGGGCTTCCTCATGCTGGGAGGGATGTCCGGCGGCGGCATGGCCTTCATGGTCGACCCCGCGCGGCACGAGGAGTTCCAGGCCCGGATCGGCGAGATCATGGGCCGGGTCAAGCGGTCGCTCGACGACGCCCTGCCGTTCGCGATGGAGCCGGTCGTCTACGACTTCCGGATCAATCCCCGCGGCACCTGGGCCACTCTGCAAGGCGACGGGGCCCTGATGCCCCCGCGCTACTACACCTTGCAGATCCCCCGGATGATCGCCGGCGGGACGGCGGGCCTGGCCTCCCTGCGAATGGCCGACGTCGACGCCTTCGCCAACCGCTGCGACGAGACGCCCGAGCTGCTCCGCGTCTTCCGGACGATGGTCAACAAGCTCTTCCCCGTCGCGCGCGGCGCCGCGGCCGACTCGTCCACCTCCCGATGGGACGAGGAGGCCGAGACGATCCGCCGCGAGAACGGCTTCGACCCCGTCCAGCACGAGTCGCTCCGCGAGGACCTGATCCGCGGCCGGATCGGCCTGGCGCGGAACCGGCTGCCGGTCGACATGCAGATCCAGGACGTCGACGACACCGACCTGGTCGACGCCCACGACCAAATCCCCCGCGCGACCGTCGCAATCGGCGATCGGATGATCCGCAAAGGCGAGGTCGCCGTGGTCTCGCTCGCAGCGGGCGTCGGCAGCCGCTGGACCAGCGGCGCGGGGGTCGTGAAGGCGATCAACCCGTTCGTCATGCTGGAGGGCCGTCACCGCTCGTTCCTGGAGGTCCACCTCGCCAAGACGAAGGCCGTCCAGGACGCCCTGGGGGCGACGATCCCCCACATCGTCACGACCAGCTACCTGACCCACGAGGCCATCGAACGCCGGTTGAGGTCGACGGCGAACTACGGCCACGACGGCCCGGTGTACCTGTCGCGCGGCCAGTCGATCGGCCAGCGACTGGTGCCGATGGCCCGCGACCTGACGTTCCTCTGGGAAGAGTCGACGCACGAGACGCTCGACGAGAACAAGCAGAAGGTCCGCGAGGCCGGCCGCCGCGCCATCCTCGAATGGGCGAAGGCGCAGGGCGAGGGGAGCGACTACACCGACAACGTGCCGCTCCAGCGCTTCACCCCGCCGGGGCACTTCTACGAGGTCCCCAACCTCCTGCGCAACGGCCTGCTGGCGAAGATGCTGGAGAAGCACCCGGACCTGAAATGGCTGATGGTCCACAACATCGACACCCTGGGCGCGACCGTCGATCCGGGCGTGCTCGGGCTGGTCGTCGAGGCCGGCTCGACGCTGAGCTTCGAGGTCATCCCCCGGCGCATCGAGGACCGCGGCGGCGGCCTGGCCCGCGTCGGCGGCCGCCTGCGGCTGCTCGAAGGCCTGGCCCAGCCCCGCGAGGATTCCGAATTCGCGCTGCGGTACTACAACTCGATGACGACCTGGGTCCGCATCGACGGCCTGCTCCAGGCCCTCCACCTCACGCGCGACGACCTCGGCCGCTCGCCCGCGAAGGTCGCCGCCGCGGTACGGTCGCTGGCAGCACGGGTGCCGACCTACGTCACCATCAAGGACGTCAAGCGGCGCTGGGGGCACGGCCAGGAGGACGTTCTGCCGGTGGCCCAGTTCGAGAAGCTCTGGAGCGACCTGACGTCGCTGCCGGACCTTCCTTGTTCATACCTCTCCGTCGATCGTCGCCGCGGCCAGCAGCTCAAGGACGCCGCCCAGCTCGACGGCTGGGTCACCGACGGCGGCCGGGACCACGTGGCTTCGCTCTGCAAGTTCCCGGGCTGACCGGCGGCGGGACTATGTCGGGGTGCTCCGGCGCGCGTTACGATCCCGCCAGTCGAGGATTGACTGATGGCGGTCGGAGCAAGCCTGTCATGTCCGGTGTCATGGTGCTCGTCGCGGCGTTGGGGATCGGCGGCTTTCCGGGCGAGGTAGCGGGGCCGAAGCACGGGCCTCCGGGCGTGACGGCTCCCGGCTCGCCCATGACCCCCTCGCTCGACCCCGCGAAGGATGGCGGCCCGGCCGTCTTCGAGAACGGCGGCGAGGCCGGGCCCGACGAGACCTTCCTGATCGTGGGCGAGGGCCTGACGAAGGACCTGTCGGTCTGGGGCCCTTCGGCCGACGAACCGCTGGGAAGGGCGTGGACGCCGAAGGTCCAGTTCCTCAAGGACGGCTTGCTCGCCGCGACCCTGCCCGAATCGGCCCCGGACGGCGTCTTCGTCGCGCAGGTGAAAGGCCCGAGCGGCGCGTCGTCGCCGGTGGTCCTCAACGCACCTCAGCCCTGGTGGTGCGCGCCGGACGATCGCGTGGCCCCCGGCTCGACGGTACGGGTCTTCGGCCGGAACCTGGCGCGTCGGCCCGACTTCGTCCGGGCGTTCGTATACCTGAAGCCTGCCGGCGGCACCCTGGGAAACTGGGCCGCAATCGCCTCGGCGGGCAAGTACGAGGTCCAGTTCGTCGTCCCCGCCGCGACCGAACCGGGACGGTACGAAGTCTGGCTGCACGCCGGTTCGGGCGGCGAATACGGATGGGGCGGGCCGCTCGTGATCGAGATCGCACCTCCGCCGGCCGCGCCTGCGAAGGTGATCGACGTGGCCCCCGGCCACCCGCTCCAGGAGGCCGTCGACGCGACGGCCGCGGCGGGGGGGGGGACCGTCCGGCTCGCGGCGGGCTATTACGACATCGCGACCACGCTGCGAATCCCGACGAACGTCACCGTGGCCGGGGCGGGCCGCGACCGGACCGTGGTGCAGATCGTCCGCGACCCGACCGCGCGATTCCCCCGGCTGGCCGGTGCGGGCTGGGACCAGGCCCCGGGCGCCATCCACACGGTGGGCGACCGGATCGAGTACACCGTCGACGTCCCGACGGCGGGCAAATGGTCGCTCTGGGCCCGTTATGCGACCGACATGGCCCCCTGGAACCAGCCGGGTGTGACCGGCAACCACACGATGGCCGTCGCCGACGGGCCCGGAGTCCCGCTCGTCGACATGGACAACACCGGCGGTTTCGGCAAGTTCCGCTGGACGAAGGCGGCCGCGCTCGACCTGCCGGCCGGCCGCTCGAAGCTCACCTGGGCGAACGTGAAGGGGGGCGGCGTGTCGCTCGACGCCTTCGCGCTCGCCGCCGATCCGGCGTATGTCCCGCCGGCCCCGCCCGCGCCGTTCCCCGCCAGCGGGCCCGGCCTCGTCGTCTGGCAGGGCGAGGACTGCGACGCCTTCCGGACGACCTCCGGCACTCTGCCCGGCGGCGACCGCGCCATCGCCTGGCTCCAGGGCGATCACGCCGCGCTCCTGGACCTGACCTTGCTCGGCGACGCCCGCACGAGCCTGGGAGCGGCGATCCGGTCGCCCGATCCCCTGACCTGGCTGGACGGCGTCCGGATCGAGCGAGTGCGCGTCGCCGATCTCGACGGCAAGCAGGGCGAGAACTGCGCGGTGCACGTGCGAAAGGCGGAGCGGGCGACGGTGCGCGGCTGCGTCTTGCAGGGCCGAGCCCCGCTGTTCCTCTCGGGTGTGCGACGCTGCACGATCGCCGACAACCGCCTGGTCTCCGTGACCCGTTTCGGCGGCAACGCCGAGGCCGCGATCCTGGCCCGGACCGAGACGGTCGACCGCTGCCTCATCGAGGGCAACGTCGTCGCCTCGCCCGTCGGGGCCGAGGCCGGCGGCGCGACCGCGCGGCGCTTGATCTGGCTGTCGACCGGGCACGGATCGGTGACGAACAACTGGATCGCCCGCAACGGCCCAGCGCCGCCGGCGGTCGCCTCGGCGGACCGCGTCGCGGGGCCGCCCCGATTCAGCGGCGTGGCCGGCACCGACCAGAACGTCGGCGAGATGATCCTTTTCGAGGGCAACCACCGCACGGCCTACTTCGGCCCGATCGCGACCGGCGACCCCTCGGGCGTGACCCTCCCCGAGACCGTCCCCGACACGCCCGACGACCGACTCGGCAAGGTCAAGCGCGAGCAGCTCGCACACGACGCGCAAGGCCGCGAAACACCTTTCCAGCCCCCCGCGGCCGACGACGGCGGCGAGGAGCCGCCGCTGGGCGAATACTTCGTCACCGTGATGTCGGGGCGAGGCTGCGGGCAGACCCGTCGGGTCGTGGGCCGCGAGGGCCGTCGGCTGACGCTCGACCGCCCCTGGGCCGTCGC
The DNA window shown above is from Paludisphaera mucosa and carries:
- a CDS encoding UTP--glucose-1-phosphate uridylyltransferase, producing the protein MFITKAVITAAGRGARQYPASDTVQKAMLPIVDRDGLTKPVLQIIAEEALESGVEQVCVVVAPGDEAVYRNHFRNYANTLRTGFRDVDWADEQAKRLLHLEERLTFAVQDEPQGYGHAVWCAREFAGGDPFLLLLGDHLYVSSDPRRCARQLLDLATAEGCAVSAVQATREHLIHQYGTLAGRRLADRPDVYAIDEIIEKPNPTLAELRLHVPGLRAGHYLCFFGMHVLTPTIFELLDEAVRRDDRENGAIQLTPALNVLARREKYLALETRGQRFNLGVKFGTIEAQVALAMSGVDRERILAVLLDAAARIEQASPR
- a CDS encoding UTP--glucose-1-phosphate uridylyltransferase, encoding MAPLGPTLIETITAADPALRDRSVRAIVAGASLAEKLQACEDLEHFRRRADNLYERVRASLFLHAIYRYDIQEDPSVRRSGLIPFDGYMDLMGRRYEQAVTAFRAVLKADRPNGAICSALAQAYDQIAFQTLADQVRRSVRSCPGNRWMFRVGGVDEHPLRLDGRLLERASADDLFPILTEQTPVRLDLSHSGWSDIFFLGMDFPEGARVMNISVDLGVHGRDDAPTPPIECRLRVIAEPILRLTSIDLDATKDVDTLAELFNFGNDYLGLVKAGVIASGLVPPSLEGTSASLADLLARVVRPGHGLEIVSKVNDIPKGSRLAVSTNLLASLIAMLMRATGQAKNLTGALELEEARVVVARAILGEWIGGSGGGWQDSGGVFPGVKLIMGVPAGEADPEWGVSRGRLLPEHRLVDVQPKAEGTPGASFAEALASSMVLVHGGMAQNVGPILNMVTAKYLLRDEAEWRARGEALRIFEGVAQAVEQADVRALGGWTTQNWEGPLKGIIPWITSAFTEGIIREAREAMGEDFWGFLMLGGMSGGGMAFMVDPARHEEFQARIGEIMGRVKRSLDDALPFAMEPVVYDFRINPRGTWATLQGDGALMPPRYYTLQIPRMIAGGTAGLASLRMADVDAFANRCDETPELLRVFRTMVNKLFPVARGAAADSSTSRWDEEAETIRRENGFDPVQHESLREDLIRGRIGLARNRLPVDMQIQDVDDTDLVDAHDQIPRATVAIGDRMIRKGEVAVVSLAAGVGSRWTSGAGVVKAINPFVMLEGRHRSFLEVHLAKTKAVQDALGATIPHIVTTSYLTHEAIERRLRSTANYGHDGPVYLSRGQSIGQRLVPMARDLTFLWEESTHETLDENKQKVREAGRRAILEWAKAQGEGSDYTDNVPLQRFTPPGHFYEVPNLLRNGLLAKMLEKHPDLKWLMVHNIDTLGATVDPGVLGLVVEAGSTLSFEVIPRRIEDRGGGLARVGGRLRLLEGLAQPREDSEFALRYYNSMTTWVRIDGLLQALHLTRDDLGRSPAKVAAAVRSLAARVPTYVTIKDVKRRWGHGQEDVLPVAQFEKLWSDLTSLPDLPCSYLSVDRRRGQQLKDAAQLDGWVTDGGRDHVASLCKFPG